In Mytilus edulis chromosome 13, xbMytEdul2.2, whole genome shotgun sequence, a single window of DNA contains:
- the LOC139502073 gene encoding uncharacterized protein: protein MGRTRTHPMLSKINRESLLKELENNGYAIIHNAAERCDERILKYQEWFAGFKETGNSIQRDNYIIDKYRISHSEASWGIRGQVMQLFGLVWETEKLLTSVEGVILFNPPEKGEGDFRTPDACNLHLEQGVRRQGLHAYRGAVYLEESTEEDFCFRVLTESHKHHSEFFEDFPRAASKSKKNESLKLTKNERTWYFDKSCKLISVAVPKGGLLLWDARMVFDFVLPECGRKNIDRWAAINFVTMTPALWADKDDIELKQKVFKDLSTTTHWASQGQKIISEMKPVKRNAFGDKVENVAVKYPTATALWYPCQKLMGMMEYDFENTEENGPLPPRWK from the exons ATGGGACGGACTAGAACTCATCCAATGTTATCAAAGATTAACAG ggaAAGTTTGCTCAAGGAACTAGAAAATAACGGCTACGCTATCATACATAATGCTGCAGAAAGGTGTGATGAGAGAATTTTGAAATACCAAGAATGGTTTGCAGGCTTTAAAGAAACTGGGAATTCCATTCAACGAGATAATTACATCATAGATAAATATCGCATCAGCCATTCTGAAGCCTCGTGGGGTATCCGTGGTCAAGTCATGCAGTTATTTGGTCTTGTTTGGGAAACTGAAAAACTATTGACCAGTGTAGAAGGAGTTATTTTATTCAACCCACCAGAAAAAG GTGAAGGTGATTTCCGTACCCCGGATGCTTGTAATTTACACTTAGAACAAGGTGTTCGTCGACAAGGCTTACATGCATATCGAGGAGCAGTTTATCTGGAGGAATCAACCGAAGAAGATTTTTGCTTTCGAGTGCTGACAGAATCACACAAACATCATTCAGAATTCTTTGAAGATTTTCCGCGAGCCGCGTCCAAATCCAAGAAAAATGAGTCGCTTAAACTGACAAAGAATGAAAGAACATGGTATTTTGACAAAAGCTGCAAACTTATCAGTGTAGCGGTACCTAAAGGTGGACTGCTCTTATGGGATGCAAGAATGGTTTTCGACTTTGTGCTCCCAGAATGCGGCAGGAAAAATATTGACCGATGGGCCGCAATCAATTTCGTTACCATGACACCAGCTTTATGGGCAGATAAGGATGATATCGAATTAAAGCAAAAGGTCTTCAAAGACTTGTCCACCACGACACATTGGGCATCCCAGGGTCAGAAGATTATATCGGAAATGAAACCAGTTAAAAGAAATGCCTTTGGTGACAAGGTTGAAAATGTTGCGGTGAAGTATCCAACGGCAACTGCATTATGGTATCCATGTCAAAAGCTAATGGGGATGATGGAGTATGATTTTGAAAATACTGAAGAAAATGGACCTCTCCCTCCTCGATGGAAATAA